From Eleftheria terrae, the proteins below share one genomic window:
- a CDS encoding histidine phosphatase family protein yields the protein MTAAWPQRRRIYLMRHGSVDYFLADGTPVAPDGVALNDTGRQQADAAGALFGAAGVQFDRVVVSGLPRTVETAERVLAAAGQATPWQTEPRLQEIRSGRLADIPRSELRGAFLGAFQGQVDESARFLGGESIGEMLDRALPAFQDLLADAQWQQMLLVLHGGVNRALLSYALAGQRCFLGRMEQAPACINVLDVGAADTVVRAINLAPTQWLHERERYTTMEKLLSQYLRIEGSTPRS from the coding sequence ATGACGGCCGCCTGGCCGCAGCGCCGGCGCATCTACCTGATGCGCCATGGCTCGGTGGACTACTTCCTGGCCGACGGCACGCCTGTGGCACCCGACGGCGTGGCCCTCAACGACACCGGCCGCCAGCAGGCGGACGCGGCCGGGGCACTGTTCGGGGCCGCGGGCGTGCAATTCGACCGGGTGGTGGTCAGCGGCCTGCCGCGCACCGTCGAGACGGCCGAGCGGGTGCTGGCCGCCGCCGGGCAGGCCACGCCCTGGCAGACCGAGCCGCGCCTGCAGGAGATCCGCTCCGGCCGGCTGGCCGACATCCCGCGCAGCGAGTTGCGCGGTGCCTTCCTCGGTGCCTTCCAGGGGCAGGTGGACGAGTCGGCCCGCTTCCTCGGCGGCGAATCGATCGGCGAGATGCTGGACCGGGCATTGCCGGCCTTCCAGGACTTGCTGGCCGATGCGCAGTGGCAGCAGATGCTGCTGGTGCTGCACGGCGGCGTGAACCGCGCGCTGCTGTCGTATGCGCTGGCGGGCCAGCGCTGCTTCCTGGGCCGCATGGAGCAGGCGCCGGCCTGCATCAACGTGCTGGATGTCGGCGCGGCCGACACGGTGGTGCGCGCCATCAACCTGGCGCCGACCCAATGGCTGCATGAGCGCGAACGCTACACCACCATGGAGAAGCTGCTGTCGCAGTACCTGCGCATCGAAGGCAGCACGCCGCGCAGCTGA
- a CDS encoding Crp/Fnr family transcriptional regulator produces the protein MNSPILTIAERNTIESGPWFSKLSPALRSAILSKSTVRRVSDGALLSTRGQAADEWIGVARGAVRVSSVSLSGKQITLTYVEPGTWFGDIALFDGLPRTHDANAHGETTLLVVRKPDFKQLLQQHAELYEALLRLNCRRLRLMFNVVEDLNTLPLAARLAKQLLLLARSYGIAQGEEIRIGLQLAQEDLAQLLGASRQRVNQELKSFEREGCLRIEPTRLVVLSKEKLMAIAEG, from the coding sequence ATGAACAGCCCCATTCTTACAATCGCCGAACGCAACACGATCGAGTCCGGCCCGTGGTTCTCCAAGCTCTCGCCTGCCCTGCGTTCCGCCATCCTGTCGAAGTCGACGGTGCGGCGCGTGTCGGACGGGGCCCTGCTCTCCACCCGCGGACAGGCCGCCGACGAGTGGATCGGCGTCGCCCGCGGCGCGGTGCGCGTCAGCTCGGTGTCGCTGTCGGGCAAGCAGATCACCTTGACCTATGTGGAGCCGGGCACCTGGTTCGGCGACATCGCGCTGTTCGACGGCCTGCCGCGCACCCACGATGCCAATGCCCATGGCGAGACCACCTTGCTGGTGGTTCGCAAGCCGGACTTCAAGCAGCTCTTGCAGCAGCACGCCGAGCTGTACGAAGCCCTGCTGCGGTTGAACTGCCGGCGGCTGCGTCTGATGTTCAACGTGGTCGAGGACCTCAACACCCTGCCGCTGGCAGCCCGCCTGGCCAAGCAGTTGCTGCTGCTGGCACGCTCGTATGGCATTGCGCAGGGCGAGGAGATCCGCATCGGGCTGCAGCTGGCACAGGAAGACCTGGCGCAGCTGCTGGGCGCTTCGCGCCAGCGCGTCAACCAGGAGCTCAAGAGCTTCGAGCGCGAGGGCTGCTTGCGCATCGAGCCCACCCGGCTGGTGGTGCTCTCGAAAGAAAAACTGATGGCGATCGCGGAGGGCTAG
- a CDS encoding glutathione binding-like protein — protein MIEVYSWATPNGHKVHIMLEECGLPYRAIPVDIGAGEQFRPEFLAISPNNKIPAIVDPVGPDGEPISLFESGAILLYLAAKTGRLLPAGDRAKFEVLQWLMFQMGGVGPMLGQTHHFRIYAPEKISYAIDRYTKEAKRLYGVMDKRLEASPYLGGDEYSIADIAVFPWLRSWKNQGIDWADYPALKRWFDEIAARPAVQRGVEVLAHARRELTDDKAREALFGAQQYQRR, from the coding sequence ATGATCGAAGTGTATTCCTGGGCGACGCCCAACGGGCACAAAGTGCACATCATGCTCGAAGAGTGCGGCTTGCCTTACAGGGCGATTCCGGTGGACATCGGCGCGGGCGAGCAGTTCAGGCCCGAGTTCCTCGCGATCAGCCCGAACAACAAGATCCCTGCCATCGTCGACCCGGTGGGACCCGACGGCGAACCCATTTCCTTGTTTGAATCAGGCGCCATTCTGCTCTATCTCGCGGCCAAGACCGGCCGCCTGCTGCCGGCCGGCGACCGGGCCAAGTTCGAGGTGCTGCAGTGGCTGATGTTCCAGATGGGCGGCGTCGGGCCGATGCTGGGCCAGACCCATCACTTCCGCATCTATGCGCCGGAGAAGATCTCCTACGCGATCGATCGCTACACCAAGGAAGCCAAGCGGCTCTACGGCGTGATGGACAAGCGCCTGGAGGCCAGCCCTTACCTGGGCGGCGATGAATACAGCATTGCCGACATCGCGGTCTTCCCCTGGCTGCGCTCGTGGAAGAACCAAGGCATCGACTGGGCCGACTATCCGGCGCTCAAGCGCTGGTTCGACGAGATCGCGGCCCGGCCGGCGGTGCAGCGCGGCGTCGAGGTGCTGGCCCATGCCCGCCGCGAGTTGACCGACGACAAGGCGCGCGAAGCCCTGTTCGGCGCCCAGCAGTACCAGCGCCGGTGA
- a CDS encoding oxepin-CoA hydrolase, alternative type, producing MTSELQTERLDRTLVLTLHDPETRNALSEEITVAGVEALNMAESSDEVHCVVITGANGSFCSGGNLHQLRQNSRLGREPQTQRLERFHRWIEAIRAFPKPVIAAVEGSAAGGGFSLAMACDLVVAARDARFSLAYHRVGLSPDGGITWQLMQMLPRPLVAEMVWLCEAVTAERLHAVGLVNRVTDKGDALSEALALAERLAQTAPHALASSKELFNQWPASLTQQLDAERDSFVDNLLHPHAAEGIAAFFEKRPPRYR from the coding sequence ATGACGAGCGAACTGCAAACCGAACGCCTGGATCGTACCCTGGTCTTGACGCTGCACGACCCCGAGACGCGAAATGCCCTGTCAGAGGAGATCACCGTGGCAGGCGTGGAGGCGCTGAACATGGCCGAATCGTCCGACGAGGTGCACTGTGTCGTCATCACCGGCGCCAACGGCAGCTTCTGCTCCGGCGGCAACCTGCACCAGCTGAGGCAGAACAGCCGCCTCGGCCGCGAGCCGCAGACCCAGCGGCTGGAGCGTTTCCACCGCTGGATCGAGGCGATCCGGGCCTTCCCCAAGCCGGTGATCGCGGCGGTCGAGGGCAGCGCTGCCGGCGGCGGCTTCTCGCTCGCGATGGCCTGCGACCTGGTGGTGGCGGCCCGCGACGCCCGCTTCAGCCTGGCCTACCACCGCGTCGGCCTGTCGCCGGACGGCGGCATCACATGGCAGCTGATGCAGATGCTGCCGCGCCCGCTGGTGGCCGAGATGGTGTGGCTCTGCGAAGCCGTCACCGCCGAGCGCCTGCATGCGGTGGGCCTTGTCAATCGAGTGACAGACAAGGGCGACGCGCTGTCCGAAGCTCTGGCCCTGGCCGAGCGGCTGGCGCAGACCGCGCCGCACGCGCTGGCGAGCAGCAAGGAGCTGTTCAACCAGTGGCCTGCCTCCCTGACCCAGCAACTGGACGCCGAGCGAGACAGCTTTGTCGACAACCTCCTGCACCCCCATGCCGCCGAAGGCATTGCGGCCTTCTTCGAGAAGCGCCCGCCACGCTACCGCTGA
- a CDS encoding phosphotransferase family protein, with translation MDAYTGTRPVTGSHAFDTEALARYLQAHLPGFEGPLSVEQFKGGQSNPTYKLITPARPYVMRAKPGPVARLLPSAHAIEREFKVMQALHGSEVPVARMHLLCEDESVIGRAFYVMEFVEGRVMWEQSLPELQPAERARIYDEMNRVIAALHRVDVQACGLADYGKPGNYFERQIGRWSKQYQASITEPIEAMDRLIEWLPAHIPASGRDDRQVSIVHGDYRLDNLIFHPSEPRVLAVLDWELSTLGHPLADFSYHCMAWHIPPGAFRGIGGLDHAALGIPAERDYVRRYCERTGRGDADALMADWNFYLAYNLFRLAGILQGIAKRVVDGTASSAQAKQAAAGARPLAEMAWRFAQNV, from the coding sequence ATGGACGCCTATACCGGCACCCGCCCCGTCACCGGCTCGCACGCCTTCGACACCGAGGCGCTCGCCCGCTACCTGCAGGCCCACCTGCCGGGCTTCGAAGGCCCGCTGTCGGTGGAGCAGTTCAAGGGCGGGCAATCGAACCCAACCTACAAGCTCATCACTCCGGCACGGCCCTACGTGATGCGCGCCAAGCCCGGGCCGGTGGCCCGCTTGCTGCCCTCCGCCCATGCCATCGAGCGCGAGTTCAAGGTCATGCAGGCCCTGCACGGCAGCGAGGTACCGGTGGCCCGCATGCACCTGCTGTGCGAGGACGAATCCGTCATCGGCCGGGCCTTCTACGTGATGGAATTCGTCGAGGGCCGGGTGATGTGGGAGCAGTCGCTGCCGGAGTTGCAGCCGGCCGAGCGGGCCCGCATCTATGACGAGATGAACCGTGTGATCGCGGCGCTGCACCGGGTCGACGTGCAGGCCTGCGGCCTGGCCGACTATGGCAAGCCGGGCAACTACTTCGAGCGGCAGATCGGCCGCTGGAGCAAGCAGTACCAGGCCTCCATCACCGAGCCGATCGAGGCGATGGACCGGTTGATCGAATGGCTGCCCGCCCACATCCCGGCCAGCGGCCGGGACGATCGCCAAGTGTCCATCGTGCATGGTGACTACCGGCTCGACAACCTCATCTTCCATCCCAGCGAGCCCCGCGTGCTCGCCGTGCTCGACTGGGAGCTGTCCACGCTGGGCCACCCGCTGGCCGACTTCAGCTACCACTGCATGGCCTGGCACATCCCGCCCGGTGCCTTCCGCGGCATCGGCGGCCTGGACCATGCGGCACTCGGCATCCCCGCCGAGCGCGACTATGTGCGCCGCTACTGCGAACGGACCGGGCGCGGTGACGCCGATGCGCTGATGGCCGACTGGAACTTCTACCTCGCCTACAACCTGTTCCGGCTGGCCGGCATCCTGCAGGGCATCGCCAAGCGGGTGGTGGACGGCACCGCCTCCAGTGCGCAGGCCAAGCAGGCCGCCGCCGGCGCCCGGCCGCTGGCCGAGATGGCCTGGCGCTTCGCGCAGAACGTCTGA
- a CDS encoding CysB family HTH-type transcriptional regulator, translating into MNLHQFRFVQEAVRRNLNLTETAKALYTSQPGISKAILELEEELGVDIFARHGKRLKRVTEPGQEVLKSIEIIMREVGNLKRIGEEFSKQDAGTLSIATTHTQARYVLPTPVAQLRKRFPKVNVSLHQGTPEQVAQMLMEESAEIGLATESLASYEELITLPCYEWQHVAVFPAQHPLAQVDRLSLEQLAGEPLISYHPSFTGRTKIDHAFALKRLKPNVVLEAIDSDVIKTYVRLGLGVGIVAEMAVRDDPAFLSGSGDLVWRPTGHLFGQNVARIAFKRGAYLRNFVYAFAESLSDRLNRSLITRAMGNETPSYDL; encoded by the coding sequence ATGAACCTGCATCAGTTCCGCTTCGTTCAGGAGGCCGTCCGCCGCAACCTCAACCTGACCGAGACGGCCAAGGCGCTCTACACCTCGCAGCCCGGCATCTCGAAAGCCATCCTGGAACTGGAGGAGGAGCTGGGCGTGGACATCTTCGCGCGCCACGGCAAGCGCCTCAAACGGGTGACCGAACCCGGCCAGGAGGTGCTGAAGTCCATCGAGATCATCATGCGCGAGGTGGGCAACCTCAAGCGCATCGGCGAGGAGTTCTCCAAGCAGGACGCCGGCACGCTGTCCATCGCCACCACCCACACGCAGGCCCGCTATGTCCTGCCGACGCCGGTGGCCCAGCTGCGCAAGCGCTTCCCCAAGGTCAACGTCAGCCTGCACCAGGGCACGCCGGAGCAGGTGGCGCAGATGCTGATGGAGGAGTCGGCCGAGATCGGGCTGGCCACCGAGTCGCTGGCCAGCTACGAGGAACTGATCACCCTGCCCTGCTACGAGTGGCAGCACGTGGCGGTGTTCCCGGCCCAGCATCCGCTGGCCCAGGTCGACCGGCTGTCGCTGGAGCAGCTGGCAGGCGAGCCGCTGATCTCCTACCACCCGTCCTTCACCGGGCGCACCAAGATCGATCACGCCTTCGCCCTCAAGCGGCTGAAGCCGAATGTGGTGCTCGAAGCGATCGACTCCGACGTCATCAAGACCTATGTGCGCCTGGGCCTCGGCGTGGGCATTGTGGCCGAGATGGCGGTGCGCGACGACCCGGCCTTCCTGTCCGGCAGCGGCGACCTGGTGTGGCGGCCCACCGGCCACCTGTTCGGACAGAACGTGGCCCGCATCGCGTTCAAGCGCGGCGCCTACCTGCGCAACTTCGTCTATGCCTTTGCCGAGTCGCTGTCGGACCGCCTCAATCGCAGCCTCATCACCCGGGCGATGGGCAACGAAACCCCCAGCTACGACCTGTGA
- a CDS encoding class II aldolase/adducin family protein: MASTTSGLQIPSLAGQVSDAEWQARVDLAAAYRLVAWFRWDDLVFTHITARVPGTEDQFLINPYGLLFDEITASSLVKVDLQGRKVGDTPFDINPAGFTIHSAIHAARHDAGCVLHTHTLNGVAVSAQKGGVLPLSQQSIFVLSSLGYHDYEGVALREDEKPRLVRDLGEHTYLMLRNHGLLTVGATVADAFLAMYLFETVCTIQLRAQSGGGELVPVDAALIQGAARQAREVTRGQGAGALAWPGLLRRLDRLDPGYRH; the protein is encoded by the coding sequence ATGGCTTCGACGACCTCCGGGCTACAGATACCCAGCCTCGCGGGACAGGTGAGCGACGCCGAATGGCAGGCGCGGGTGGACCTGGCTGCCGCCTACCGGCTGGTGGCCTGGTTCCGCTGGGACGACCTGGTCTTCACCCACATCACCGCCCGCGTGCCGGGCACCGAGGACCAGTTTCTCATCAATCCCTATGGTCTGCTGTTCGACGAGATCACTGCCTCCAGCCTGGTGAAGGTGGACTTGCAGGGACGCAAGGTTGGCGACACGCCCTTCGACATCAACCCGGCCGGCTTCACCATACACAGCGCCATCCATGCCGCGCGCCATGATGCGGGCTGCGTGCTGCACACCCACACCCTCAACGGCGTCGCGGTGTCGGCACAGAAGGGCGGGGTGCTGCCGCTGTCGCAGCAATCGATCTTCGTGCTGTCGAGCCTGGGCTACCACGACTACGAGGGCGTGGCCCTGCGCGAGGACGAAAAGCCGCGCCTGGTACGCGACTTGGGCGAGCACACCTACCTGATGCTGCGCAACCACGGCCTGCTGACCGTCGGCGCCACGGTGGCCGATGCCTTCCTGGCGATGTACCTGTTCGAGACCGTCTGCACCATCCAGTTGCGGGCGCAGTCCGGTGGAGGCGAGCTGGTGCCGGTCGATGCGGCCCTCATCCAAGGTGCGGCGCGGCAGGCCCGCGAGGTCACGCGCGGGCAGGGCGCCGGCGCACTCGCGTGGCCGGGCCTGCTGCGCCGGCTCGACCGCCTGGACCCGGGCTACCGCCACTGA
- a CDS encoding pyridoxal phosphate-dependent aminotransferase encodes MTPTATARTPDIGTKLPQVGTTIFTVMSTLAQEHGAVNLGQGFPDFGCDPRLVEAVAAAMQAGHNQYPAMAGVPALREAIATKMEALYDRRYDPQTELTVTAGATQGILTAILAVVRPGDEVIVLEPCYDSYEPNIALAGGKAVFVPLGHEGEPGSFRPDFGRIAAAITPRTRALLINTPHNPSATVWTREDMLALAELLRPTDIVVISDEVYEHMVYDGRRHESVAAHPELAARSFIVSSFGKTYHVTGWKVGYVAAPAPLTSEFRKVHQFNVFTVNTPMQHGLAAYMADSQPYLGLSDFYQRKRDFFRAGLAGTRFRLLPSEGSYFQCVDYSAISDLGEVEFCRWLTREIGVAAIPLSVFYSQPREQRLVRFCFAKQDGTLSEALHRLARL; translated from the coding sequence ATGACGCCAACCGCCACTGCCCGCACGCCCGACATCGGCACCAAGCTGCCACAGGTCGGCACCACCATCTTCACCGTGATGTCGACCCTCGCCCAGGAGCACGGCGCGGTGAACCTGGGCCAGGGCTTCCCGGACTTCGGCTGCGACCCGCGGCTGGTGGAGGCGGTTGCCGCCGCCATGCAGGCCGGCCACAACCAGTACCCGGCGATGGCCGGCGTGCCGGCACTGCGCGAAGCCATCGCCACCAAGATGGAAGCGCTCTATGACCGGCGCTACGACCCGCAGACCGAGCTGACCGTGACCGCCGGGGCCACCCAGGGCATCCTGACCGCCATCCTGGCGGTGGTGCGGCCGGGCGACGAGGTCATCGTGCTCGAACCCTGCTACGACAGCTACGAGCCGAACATTGCGCTGGCCGGCGGGAAAGCGGTGTTCGTGCCGCTGGGGCACGAGGGCGAGCCAGGCAGTTTCCGGCCTGACTTCGGCCGCATTGCCGCGGCCATCACGCCGCGCACCCGGGCCCTGCTGATCAACACCCCGCACAATCCCAGCGCGACGGTCTGGACCCGCGAGGACATGCTGGCCCTGGCCGAGCTGCTGCGGCCCACCGACATCGTCGTGATCAGCGACGAGGTCTACGAGCACATGGTCTACGACGGCCGGCGCCATGAGAGCGTGGCCGCCCACCCCGAACTGGCGGCGCGCAGCTTCATCGTCTCGAGCTTCGGCAAGACCTACCATGTCACCGGCTGGAAGGTGGGCTACGTGGCGGCGCCGGCCCCGCTGACCTCCGAGTTCCGCAAGGTCCACCAGTTCAACGTCTTCACGGTGAACACGCCGATGCAGCACGGCCTGGCGGCCTACATGGCGGACTCGCAGCCCTACCTGGGCCTGAGCGACTTCTACCAGCGCAAGCGCGACTTCTTCCGCGCCGGCCTGGCGGGCACGCGCTTTCGCCTGCTGCCGAGCGAAGGCAGCTACTTCCAGTGCGTCGACTACAGCGCCATCAGCGACCTGGGCGAAGTGGAATTCTGCCGCTGGCTGACCCGCGAGATCGGGGTGGCGGCGATCCCGCTGTCGGTGTTCTACAGCCAGCCGCGCGAACAGCGGCTGGTGCGCTTCTGCTTTGCCAAACAGGACGGCACGCTGAGCGAGGCACTGCACCGCCTGGCGCGGCTCTGA
- a CDS encoding sirohydrochlorin chelatase: MDTGILLFAHGARDPHWAQPFEAVAARLRTLAPGAVVELAFLEFMAPTLEEAGSRLVTAGCTQVSVVPLFLGAGGHVRKDLPALLQSLAGRHPAVRWNLQPAVGETDEVVQAMAASALRLSLPQAHENMPR, encoded by the coding sequence ATGGACACCGGCATCCTGCTCTTCGCGCACGGCGCGCGCGACCCCCACTGGGCCCAGCCCTTCGAAGCGGTGGCGGCGCGGCTGCGCACGCTCGCGCCGGGCGCCGTGGTGGAACTGGCCTTCCTTGAGTTCATGGCCCCCACGCTCGAGGAAGCCGGCAGCCGCCTGGTGACGGCCGGCTGCACCCAGGTGAGCGTGGTGCCGCTGTTCCTCGGCGCCGGCGGCCATGTGCGCAAGGACCTGCCGGCCCTGCTGCAGAGCCTGGCCGGCCGCCATCCGGCGGTGCGCTGGAACCTGCAGCCCGCGGTGGGCGAGACCGACGAAGTGGTGCAGGCCATGGCCGCCAGCGCCTTGCGGCTGAGCTTGCCACAGGCGCACGAAAACATGCCTCGGTGA
- a CDS encoding acyl-CoA dehydrogenase family protein translates to MDFDYSPKTKELQARLTAFMDQHIYPNEGRFTEEIEANTRAGKRWTPLQLLEELKPKARAAGLWNLFLPDSDRGAGLSNQEYAPLAEIMGRVPWASEVFNCSAPDTGNMEVLVRYGTPAQQREWLEPLLEGRIRSAFAMTEPEVASSDATNICARIERQGDEYVINGRKWWTSGAGDPRCKIMIFMGKTDPDAPRHQQQSMILVPTETPGVKILRPLGVFGYDDAPHGHMEVLFENVRVPASNMLLGEGRGFEIAQGRLGPGRIHHCMRLIGLAERALELMCRRASARVAFGKPVAAQTVTQERIAEARCKIDQARLLTLKAAWMMDVAGNKAAKAEIAMIKVVAPNVACQVIDWALQAHGGGGVCEDFPIAYFYAQARTLRLADGPDEVHRNAIAKMELGRYAA, encoded by the coding sequence ATGGACTTCGACTACTCGCCCAAGACCAAGGAGCTGCAGGCCCGCCTGACGGCTTTCATGGACCAGCACATCTACCCGAACGAGGGCCGCTTCACCGAAGAGATCGAAGCCAACACGCGGGCCGGCAAGCGCTGGACGCCGCTGCAGCTGCTGGAGGAACTCAAGCCCAAGGCCCGCGCGGCCGGGCTGTGGAACCTCTTCCTGCCCGACAGCGACCGCGGTGCCGGGCTGAGCAACCAGGAATACGCGCCGCTGGCCGAGATCATGGGCCGGGTGCCATGGGCCAGCGAGGTCTTCAACTGCTCGGCGCCCGACACCGGCAACATGGAAGTGCTGGTGCGCTACGGCACGCCGGCCCAGCAGCGCGAATGGCTGGAGCCGCTGCTGGAAGGCCGCATCCGCAGCGCCTTCGCGATGACCGAGCCCGAGGTCGCCTCCTCCGACGCGACCAACATCTGCGCCCGCATCGAGCGCCAGGGCGACGAGTACGTCATCAACGGCCGCAAGTGGTGGACCTCCGGCGCGGGCGACCCGCGCTGCAAGATCATGATCTTCATGGGCAAGACCGACCCCGACGCGCCGCGCCACCAGCAGCAGTCGATGATCCTGGTGCCCACCGAGACACCGGGCGTGAAGATCCTGCGGCCACTGGGCGTGTTCGGCTACGACGACGCGCCGCACGGCCACATGGAGGTGCTGTTCGAGAACGTGCGGGTGCCGGCGTCCAACATGCTGCTGGGCGAAGGCCGCGGCTTCGAGATCGCGCAGGGCCGGCTCGGGCCGGGCCGCATCCACCACTGCATGCGCCTCATCGGCCTGGCCGAGCGCGCGCTGGAGCTGATGTGCCGGCGGGCTTCCGCCCGGGTGGCCTTCGGCAAGCCGGTGGCGGCCCAGACGGTGACGCAGGAGCGCATCGCCGAAGCGCGCTGCAAGATCGACCAGGCGCGGCTGCTGACGCTCAAGGCGGCCTGGATGATGGACGTGGCGGGCAACAAGGCCGCCAAGGCCGAGATCGCGATGATCAAGGTGGTGGCGCCCAACGTCGCCTGCCAGGTGATCGACTGGGCGCTGCAGGCCCATGGCGGCGGCGGCGTCTGCGAGGACTTCCCCATCGCCTACTTCTATGCCCAGGCCCGCACCCTGAGGCTGGCCGATGGCCCGGACGAGGTGCATCGCAACGCCATCGCCAAGATGGAGCTGGGCCGCTACGCGGCTTGA
- the lptG gene encoding LPS export ABC transporter permease LptG — MKTVRRLIYTEVLAAVTFVTVAFLALFFFIDFIDELEKVGRNSYPVGKAVLYCLLQLPGRLYELIPIAVLIGTIYSMARLAQSSEFTVLRTSGLGPVAALRLLMQLALGFAVLTFVTGDYLAPLSDQRAEQLRAVARGNIAYGRTGAWLKDRLSTPEGERTYSVQLTAASVDGSLRDVRIYEFDPSGRLVSSVSAATGRIGPGPVWQLEQASVSRWQPATTPDHAQGELEVHNEKRPSYEWRSSLSSSVVAAAVQSPSQMSAMDLYRYANHLAGNEQSAQRYEIQFWRKALYPLACFVMMALALPFAYLHSRSGGISLKVFGGIMLGISFVLLNNVANHIGLLQDWTPWIAAAAPSAIYFVLSLLAFNWLVRNR, encoded by the coding sequence ATGAAAACCGTTCGCCGACTCATCTACACCGAGGTACTGGCTGCCGTGACGTTTGTCACGGTCGCCTTCCTGGCCCTGTTCTTCTTCATCGACTTCATCGATGAGCTGGAGAAGGTGGGCCGCAACAGCTACCCGGTGGGCAAGGCCGTGCTCTATTGCCTGCTGCAGCTGCCGGGGCGGCTGTACGAGCTGATCCCCATCGCGGTGCTGATCGGCACCATCTACTCGATGGCCCGGCTGGCGCAGTCCTCGGAATTCACCGTGCTGCGCACCAGCGGGCTCGGGCCGGTGGCCGCGCTGCGCCTGCTGATGCAGCTGGCGCTGGGCTTCGCGGTGCTGACCTTCGTGACGGGTGACTACCTGGCCCCCCTGTCGGACCAGCGGGCCGAGCAGTTGCGGGCGGTGGCCCGCGGCAATATCGCCTATGGCCGCACCGGCGCCTGGCTGAAGGACCGGCTGAGCACCCCCGAGGGCGAACGCACCTACTCGGTCCAGCTCACCGCGGCGTCGGTGGACGGCTCGCTGCGCGATGTGCGCATCTACGAGTTCGACCCCAGCGGGCGGCTGGTGTCGTCGGTGTCGGCCGCCACTGGCCGCATCGGGCCCGGGCCGGTGTGGCAGCTGGAGCAGGCCAGCGTGAGCCGCTGGCAGCCGGCCACCACGCCGGACCATGCCCAGGGCGAGCTGGAAGTGCACAACGAAAAACGGCCCAGCTATGAATGGCGCAGTTCGCTGAGCTCCTCGGTGGTGGCCGCCGCGGTGCAGTCACCGAGCCAGATGTCGGCCATGGACCTGTACCGCTATGCCAACCATCTGGCCGGCAACGAGCAGTCCGCCCAGCGCTATGAGATCCAGTTCTGGCGCAAGGCGCTCTATCCGCTGGCCTGCTTCGTGATGATGGCGCTGGCCCTGCCCTTCGCCTATCTGCACAGCCGCTCCGGCGGCATCAGCCTGAAGGTGTTCGGCGGCATCATGCTGGGCATCAGTTTCGTGCTGCTGAACAACGTGGCCAACCACATCGGCCTGCTGCAGGACTGGACGCCGTGGATCGCCGCCGCGGCACCCAGCGCCATCTACTTCGTGCTCTCGCTGCTGGCCTTCAACTGGCTGGTGCGCAACCGCTGA